The following coding sequences are from one Nonlabens arenilitoris window:
- a CDS encoding NUDIX domain-containing protein, whose product MKYSINNEKTVYNGFFKVLEAQVTYDKINESGTIEATRICLERGDSVAVLIYEKDTDSFLFTIQFRYPSAKRNHPWMLELVAGSVEEGENPMDCAQREIEEEIGYETNELELITTYFPSPGGCSEQIHLYYTEVNSSQKRLQGGGAISEKEDIELVKIKKADLKKHLKEGTFNNSISLIGIQWYLLNRVDIK is encoded by the coding sequence ATGAAATACTCCATCAACAACGAAAAAACAGTTTACAACGGCTTTTTCAAAGTCCTAGAAGCTCAAGTGACTTATGATAAAATCAATGAAAGTGGCACTATAGAAGCAACTCGCATTTGTCTTGAACGTGGCGATAGTGTTGCTGTATTGATTTATGAAAAGGATACGGATAGTTTTCTATTCACAATACAATTCAGATATCCTAGTGCAAAACGCAATCATCCATGGATGCTAGAACTAGTCGCAGGATCCGTAGAAGAAGGAGAGAATCCTATGGATTGTGCACAACGAGAAATTGAAGAAGAAATAGGTTATGAAACTAATGAACTGGAATTAATTACCACATATTTCCCATCACCTGGTGGCTGTTCTGAACAAATCCATTTGTATTACACAGAAGTCAACAGCTCTCAAAAAAGATTGCAAGGTGGTGGCGCAATATCTGAAAAAGAAGATATCGAGCTTGTAAAAATCAAAAAAGCAGATCTTAAAAAGCACCTTAAAGAAGGTACCTTTAATAATTCAATATCATTAATTGGTATACAGTGGTATTTATTAAATAGAGTAGATATCAAATAA
- a CDS encoding amidohydrolase family protein encodes MKRIIYILCAVVGFTAAAQQTPAPAANKSYTIMNATAHIGNGELIENSVIVIENGKITTVADATTVKMQPKGEVINATGMHVYPGIIACNTTLGLVEIDAVKASDDDREIGTYNPHIRSLIAYNAESRVVETMRPNGVLIAQVVPRGGRISGQSSVMQMDAWNWEDAAVRVDDGVHINWPRTFSRSGSWYEPGPTIPSKNYDKQVDELTQFIAAARAYTGTGKKDLKYASLKPVLAGNATAYIHVNGEKAIRDVLGFIKDQDLKKVVLVGAQGAENVTKELVAMNIQVLAGRVHDLPARDDADYDMPYKFPKLLSDAGVLVALENSGDMERHQARNFPFYAGHTVGFGMDPEKALQLVTLNAATVLGIDKDYGSLEQGKSATLFISKGDALDMRGNQLTRAFIDGRDISLNTRQKDLNDRYMEKYSKQ; translated from the coding sequence ATGAAAAGAATCATATATATATTATGCGCTGTCGTAGGATTTACCGCAGCAGCACAACAAACTCCAGCACCTGCAGCAAATAAATCATATACTATTATGAATGCTACAGCACACATAGGTAATGGAGAACTTATAGAAAATAGTGTCATTGTTATAGAAAACGGTAAAATTACCACAGTTGCTGATGCTACAACTGTAAAAATGCAACCAAAAGGAGAAGTCATTAACGCCACCGGTATGCATGTTTATCCAGGAATTATCGCCTGTAATACCACACTAGGTCTGGTAGAGATAGATGCGGTAAAGGCCAGTGATGATGATAGAGAAATAGGAACTTATAATCCGCATATACGTAGTTTAATTGCTTATAATGCAGAGAGTCGTGTGGTTGAAACCATGAGACCTAATGGTGTTCTTATTGCTCAAGTAGTACCACGTGGTGGTCGTATTTCTGGTCAAAGTAGTGTGATGCAAATGGATGCATGGAACTGGGAAGATGCTGCTGTGCGAGTAGATGATGGTGTCCATATTAACTGGCCTAGAACATTTAGTAGATCCGGAAGCTGGTATGAACCAGGACCAACCATACCTAGTAAAAATTACGATAAACAAGTAGATGAATTGACTCAGTTTATCGCGGCTGCTCGAGCTTATACAGGAACTGGAAAAAAAGATTTAAAGTATGCGTCTTTAAAACCAGTACTTGCAGGAAATGCAACGGCTTATATTCACGTAAATGGAGAAAAAGCCATACGTGATGTACTAGGTTTTATAAAAGATCAAGATTTAAAAAAGGTAGTTCTTGTAGGTGCTCAAGGTGCTGAAAATGTGACTAAAGAATTGGTAGCGATGAACATTCAAGTTCTTGCAGGTCGTGTACACGATTTACCAGCACGAGATGATGCTGACTATGACATGCCTTATAAGTTCCCAAAGTTATTAAGTGACGCTGGTGTATTAGTCGCACTAGAGAACTCAGGCGATATGGAACGTCACCAAGCCCGTAACTTCCCTTTCTATGCTGGTCATACCGTAGGTTTTGGAATGGATCCAGAAAAAGCCTTACAATTAGTGACTTTAAATGCCGCAACTGTTTTAGGAATAGATAAAGATTACGGATCGCTAGAACAAGGTAAAAGCGCTACCCTATTTATCTCAAAAGGTGATGCCCTAGATATGAGAGGTAATCAATTGACTCGTGCATTTATTGATGGACGTGATATCTCTTTAAATACCAGACAGAAGGATTTGAACGATCGCTATATGGAGAAGTATAGTAAGCAGTAA
- a CDS encoding amidohydrolase family protein, producing MKRVLLLIFLACGIASAQDYFPNNDDISARGEVIVAITNATIVTQPGTVITNGTIILKDGKISNIGSGITVPTGAVIQDANGSYIYPSFIEPYADFGMEKAKRASGSGQQYDESRQGFYWNDHIRAEQDALDFYKYDEKEAKNMIDAGYGAVQTHMNDGIARGTGMLVALNNNGDDGMRILKKESGNFFSLKRSVQTRQSYPTSLMGTLALLRQTHFDADWYSKGNSTTRDLSLEALVANKNLVQIIEAGDKKNVLRVDKMGDRVGKQFVIVGGEDAYEMIDDIKATNASLILPINFPDAYDVTNPYQEWYVNLADMREWKQAPANPFLLSKAGINYAITSQGLKSPDKLMEKLKMAMEYGLTEDQALAALTTKPAQILGVSDMVGTLEKGKVANFIMTSGPLFEEDSKIYENWVQGSKHVIKDRHLKDIDGSYTALIAGDTYKMDISGDAKKVSIKIDSTKLGGKIAYDGNWITITASQKNADDKTFTRMISKVSKEDRLTGTAYLANGNEVSFTATKNVEKEKDEKEKDEKKKETKTLGPLTFPNVSYGSATKPQEETILYRNATVWTNEKDGILENTDVLVKNGKIYKIGKNLSAGNARVIDATGKHLTSGIIDEHSHIAIDNGVNEAGHNSTAEVTIEDVVDHEDVNIYRDLAGGVTTSQLLHGSANPIGGRSAIIKLKWGYSPEEMIYSDSPKFIKFALGENVKQSRYQNGVRFPQTRMGVEQVFEDYFTRAREYADSKGKKNFRYDEEMEVILEILESERFVSCHSYVQTEINMLMKVAEKHGFRINTFTHILEGYKMADKMREHGVGGSTFSDWWAYKYEVNDAIPYNAAIMHSQGVVTAINSDDAEMSRRLNQEAAKAVKYGNVSEEDAWKFVTLNPAKLLHIDDRTGSIKTGKDADLVLWSDNPLSVTATAEVTMIDGIVFFDKERDLRFRESIKEERQQLINEMIAAKNKGLKTQEPKQSTKTLYECNTLEW from the coding sequence ATGAAACGAGTTCTACTACTCATTTTCCTAGCATGTGGTATAGCCAGTGCGCAGGACTACTTCCCTAATAACGACGACATATCTGCACGTGGTGAGGTTATAGTTGCCATTACCAATGCGACTATTGTTACTCAACCAGGCACCGTTATTACTAATGGAACAATTATCCTTAAGGATGGTAAAATCTCTAATATAGGAAGCGGTATAACCGTTCCTACCGGAGCAGTTATTCAGGATGCAAATGGAAGTTACATCTACCCATCTTTTATCGAGCCTTATGCAGATTTTGGAATGGAAAAGGCTAAACGTGCTTCGGGCAGCGGTCAGCAATATGATGAAAGCCGTCAAGGTTTTTACTGGAACGACCACATCCGCGCAGAGCAGGATGCACTAGACTTCTATAAATATGATGAGAAAGAAGCTAAAAATATGATTGATGCTGGTTATGGTGCGGTTCAAACACACATGAATGACGGTATTGCTCGAGGAACTGGTATGCTGGTGGCACTAAACAATAATGGAGATGATGGGATGCGCATTCTTAAAAAAGAAAGCGGTAACTTCTTTTCTTTGAAACGTAGTGTTCAAACTAGACAATCTTATCCTACTTCATTAATGGGTACACTGGCATTATTGCGCCAGACTCATTTTGATGCAGACTGGTATTCAAAAGGAAATAGTACTACACGCGATCTATCTCTTGAAGCCCTAGTCGCTAATAAAAACTTAGTTCAAATTATTGAAGCTGGCGATAAAAAAAATGTATTGAGAGTAGATAAAATGGGTGATCGTGTCGGTAAACAATTTGTTATTGTAGGTGGTGAAGACGCTTATGAAATGATAGACGATATAAAAGCAACTAATGCGTCATTAATTCTACCTATAAATTTCCCAGATGCCTATGATGTGACTAACCCATATCAAGAATGGTATGTGAATCTAGCAGATATGCGTGAATGGAAACAAGCACCTGCAAATCCATTTTTACTTTCTAAAGCCGGAATTAATTATGCCATCACTAGTCAAGGCTTAAAATCACCAGATAAATTGATGGAGAAATTAAAGATGGCGATGGAATATGGACTTACTGAAGACCAAGCTCTTGCAGCATTAACGACTAAGCCTGCACAGATTTTGGGCGTAAGCGATATGGTAGGAACTCTTGAAAAAGGTAAAGTCGCTAACTTTATTATGACTTCTGGGCCATTATTTGAGGAAGATAGTAAAATCTATGAAAATTGGGTTCAAGGCTCTAAGCATGTCATTAAAGATCGTCACCTTAAGGATATCGATGGATCTTACACGGCTCTTATCGCAGGAGATACCTATAAAATGGATATTTCTGGAGATGCTAAAAAAGTAAGTATCAAAATAGACAGTACTAAATTAGGTGGAAAAATCGCTTATGATGGTAATTGGATTACTATTACGGCTTCTCAAAAAAATGCAGATGATAAGACCTTTACTAGAATGATTAGTAAAGTTTCTAAAGAAGATCGTTTGACAGGTACTGCATACCTAGCAAATGGTAATGAAGTTTCTTTTACCGCAACTAAAAATGTTGAGAAAGAAAAGGATGAAAAAGAGAAGGATGAAAAGAAAAAGGAAACTAAAACTTTAGGTCCACTCACCTTTCCAAATGTAAGCTATGGAAGCGCTACAAAACCTCAAGAAGAGACTATACTGTATCGCAACGCGACCGTATGGACTAATGAGAAAGATGGAATTTTAGAAAACACAGATGTACTGGTTAAAAATGGTAAAATATATAAGATAGGTAAAAACCTTAGTGCTGGTAACGCTAGAGTAATCGATGCTACAGGAAAACACTTAACTAGCGGTATTATAGATGAACATAGTCACATCGCTATAGATAATGGTGTCAATGAAGCAGGACACAATTCTACTGCCGAGGTTACTATTGAAGACGTCGTAGATCACGAAGATGTAAATATTTACAGAGACCTTGCTGGTGGAGTGACAACCTCACAACTCTTACATGGATCAGCAAACCCTATAGGTGGACGTAGTGCAATTATCAAATTGAAATGGGGCTATTCTCCAGAAGAAATGATTTATTCTGACAGTCCTAAGTTTATAAAATTTGCATTAGGTGAAAATGTAAAACAATCTCGTTACCAAAACGGCGTGCGTTTCCCACAGACTCGTATGGGTGTAGAACAAGTATTTGAAGATTACTTTACGCGTGCAAGAGAATATGCAGACTCTAAAGGCAAAAAGAATTTCCGCTATGATGAAGAAATGGAAGTTATTCTAGAAATTCTAGAAAGCGAGCGATTTGTTTCTTGTCACTCTTATGTACAGACCGAAATCAATATGTTAATGAAAGTGGCTGAGAAGCACGGTTTCCGTATCAACACCTTTACGCATATTCTCGAAGGTTATAAAATGGCCGATAAGATGAGAGAACATGGTGTAGGTGGATCTACATTCTCTGATTGGTGGGCTTATAAATATGAAGTTAACGACGCGATACCTTATAACGCAGCCATTATGCATTCTCAAGGTGTTGTAACCGCAATCAACTCTGATGATGCTGAAATGTCTAGACGTTTAAATCAAGAAGCTGCAAAAGCTGTTAAGTATGGTAACGTGAGCGAAGAAGATGCTTGGAAATTTGTAACCTTAAATCCTGCAAAACTTTTACATATCGATGATCGTACAGGAAGTATTAAAACTGGAAAAGATGCAGATCTAGTTCTTTGGTCAGATAATCCTTTATCAGTAACCGCAACTGCCGAGGTCACTATGATCGATGGGATTGTGTTTTTTGATAAGGAACGTGATTTACGCTTTCGCGAAAGCATAAAAGAAGAACGCCAGCAGCTCATCAATGAAATGATCGCTGCAAAGAATAAAGGACTTAAAACACAAGAGCCTAAACAATCTACTAAAACTCTTTATGAGTGTAACACGCTAGAATGGTAA
- a CDS encoding DUF3810 domain-containing protein, with the protein MLGTRKRHVVIAIGLLALQILTYYNLRNFPSFIEKYYSNGIYPYISKAMRIGLGWIPISFGDLMYMAGIVMILRWLWISKMDLITLSRKRYTQLLFSLNIILLTFQVLWGFNYYRQPLNVTLNIEREYTVDQLKKTVEDYTIISNRLHESLQPVDSLPVAFNRSQKELFKIAPSGFENLPQPQLKQSLRPNSIKESLLTMPLTQMGYSGYLNPITGEAHTNAWINCYKTPVLILHEMSHQLGFAKENEANYVAIQAGLNHEDVHFQYSASIFGLKYLLNDLYTKDPEAFEEIKADLRPGILKNYQELRDFWAPYDDNVIEQVSQATYNQYLKANNQPDGMKTYSYVVALLVNS; encoded by the coding sequence ATGCTCGGAACTAGAAAACGTCATGTAGTAATAGCGATAGGCCTTCTGGCTCTACAAATACTGACGTATTATAATCTTAGAAATTTCCCATCATTTATCGAAAAATATTACAGTAATGGGATATATCCATATATCTCTAAAGCCATGCGCATCGGATTAGGTTGGATTCCAATATCCTTTGGTGACCTGATGTACATGGCAGGAATTGTAATGATATTAAGATGGTTATGGATCAGTAAGATGGATTTAATTACGCTTTCGCGAAAGCGTTATACGCAACTCCTATTTTCATTAAACATCATCTTACTCACTTTTCAAGTTTTATGGGGATTTAATTATTATAGACAGCCGCTGAATGTGACGCTAAATATTGAACGAGAATATACCGTTGATCAACTAAAGAAGACAGTAGAAGACTATACGATTATTTCAAATCGATTACATGAATCTTTGCAACCTGTCGATAGTTTGCCGGTAGCCTTTAATCGATCACAAAAAGAACTATTTAAAATCGCACCCAGCGGATTTGAGAATTTACCGCAACCTCAATTAAAACAAAGTCTGAGACCGAATAGTATCAAGGAGTCATTACTCACGATGCCTTTAACTCAAATGGGATACAGTGGTTATTTGAATCCGATAACCGGCGAAGCTCATACTAATGCATGGATCAATTGCTATAAAACACCTGTGTTGATATTGCATGAGATGTCGCACCAGCTGGGATTTGCAAAAGAAAATGAGGCTAACTATGTTGCCATTCAAGCTGGACTGAATCACGAAGATGTACATTTCCAATACAGCGCAAGCATTTTTGGGTTGAAGTATTTATTGAACGATTTATACACTAAAGATCCTGAGGCTTTTGAGGAAATAAAAGCTGATCTAAGGCCAGGTATTTTAAAAAACTATCAAGAACTGAGAGACTTCTGGGCTCCATATGATGATAATGTTATTGAGCAAGTATCACAAGCTACTTACAATCAGTATTTAAAAGCAAACAATCAACCAGATGGGATGAAGACTTATAGTTATGTAGTCGCATTATTAGTTAATAGCTGA
- a CDS encoding GlmU family protein produces the protein MNYILADFNKHKALLPFTYTRPTSEIRCGILTLKEKWEQRLNANVSNLTEDYLQTKYPLTDTNDNVVIAGNIFATDELCEAINALKLGQKLMYNDTIVAYRATAVHTPTIELTQVLFEGDCDGIDHTWDIFSKNGKALEADFELITTGRVSQPIPDNVQTINPERIFIEEGAVLNFAILNASSGPIYIGKNAEVMEGSIIRGGFALLEHSATKLGTKIYGPTTVGPHSKVGGELSNSVIFGYSNKGHEGFLGNSVLGEWCNIGADSNTSNLKNNYAEVKLWDYETGRFAKTGLQFCGLMLGDHSKCGINTMFNTGTVVGVSANIYGAGYPRNFIPSFNWGGPQGNMTYKTNKAYEVADVVMKRRGLSLQQIDIDILDAVFEKTAAYRKD, from the coding sequence ATGAACTACATTCTAGCCGACTTTAATAAACATAAAGCTCTTTTACCTTTTACGTATACTAGACCTACAAGTGAAATACGCTGCGGAATTTTAACCTTAAAAGAGAAATGGGAACAAAGGCTAAATGCTAATGTTAGTAATCTGACAGAAGATTATCTACAGACTAAATATCCACTGACTGATACTAATGATAACGTCGTTATTGCGGGAAATATCTTTGCGACAGATGAATTATGTGAAGCAATAAACGCACTGAAATTAGGACAAAAACTAATGTATAACGATACCATTGTAGCTTATCGTGCTACAGCGGTACATACACCAACTATCGAGTTAACGCAAGTACTTTTTGAAGGTGATTGTGATGGGATTGATCATACCTGGGATATTTTCTCAAAAAATGGAAAAGCACTAGAAGCAGACTTTGAGCTGATTACAACAGGAAGAGTTAGTCAACCTATTCCAGATAATGTGCAGACCATCAATCCAGAACGTATTTTTATAGAAGAAGGAGCTGTACTCAATTTTGCGATTCTTAATGCGAGTAGCGGTCCTATTTATATAGGTAAAAATGCTGAGGTGATGGAAGGCAGTATTATACGCGGTGGATTTGCCTTACTAGAACACAGTGCAACTAAACTGGGAACAAAAATTTATGGACCTACAACCGTTGGACCTCATTCTAAAGTAGGTGGTGAGTTGAGTAACTCAGTGATTTTTGGATATTCAAATAAAGGGCACGAAGGTTTCTTAGGCAACAGCGTCCTAGGCGAATGGTGCAATATAGGTGCAGACTCTAATACGAGTAACCTTAAAAACAACTATGCCGAGGTAAAACTATGGGACTATGAAACCGGACGTTTTGCCAAAACTGGTTTGCAATTTTGTGGACTAATGCTAGGCGATCATTCAAAATGTGGAATCAATACCATGTTCAATACTGGTACAGTAGTAGGCGTGAGCGCTAACATCTATGGTGCAGGATATCCTCGCAATTTTATTCCATCTTTCAATTGGGGTGGACCTCAAGGTAACATGACCTATAAGACTAATAAAGCCTATGAAGTTGCAGATGTGGTGATGAAAAGGCGAGGTCTTTCATTACAACAAATAGATATCGATATATTAGATGCAGTATTTGAGAAAACTGCCGCTTATAGAAAAGACTAG
- a CDS encoding lipocalin family protein, which translates to MKQILFTVIGIILLISCDSSDDAGNILTNDIVGTWQLTASLSDPGDGSGTFRSVSSNKTITFNSDGTFTSNGNVCDISITTSTATNGTYNTMDNTINANCGSINLPISYSIDNLTMDISYICIEACESRYRKIN; encoded by the coding sequence ATGAAACAAATACTTTTCACCGTAATAGGAATAATTCTCTTGATCAGTTGCGACTCTAGCGATGACGCAGGTAATATTCTCACTAACGACATAGTAGGCACCTGGCAATTAACGGCAAGTCTGTCTGATCCAGGTGATGGTAGTGGTACTTTTCGATCTGTTAGTAGTAATAAAACCATTACATTTAATTCAGACGGCACTTTTACATCTAATGGAAATGTGTGCGATATATCCATAACCACTAGTACTGCTACTAATGGAACTTATAACACCATGGATAACACCATCAACGCAAACTGTGGCTCCATAAACTTACCTATCTCATACAGTATAGATAATCTTACCATGGATATAAGCTATATATGTATTGAGGCGTGTGAATCTAGATATAGAAAAATTAACTAG